A genomic stretch from Cryomorphaceae bacterium 1068 includes:
- a CDS encoding acyl carrier protein: MSDIKSKVTKIIVDKLGVDESEVTTEASFTNDLGADSLDTVELIMEFEKEFNIAIPDDQAEQIGTVGQAVEYIEKNTN, from the coding sequence ATGTCGGACATTAAGTCAAAAGTAACCAAGATAATCGTTGACAAACTCGGAGTTGACGAGTCTGAAGTAACCACAGAAGCCAGCTTCACAAATGATTTGGGTGCTGACTCATTGGATACAGTAGAACTCATCATGGAATTCGAAAAAGAATTTAACATTGCTATTCCTGACGATCAAGCAGAGCAGATCGGAACTGTGGGACAGGCGGTTGAGTACATCGAAAAGAACACCAACTAG
- a CDS encoding phosphoribosylglycinamide formyltransferase — protein sequence MFKIAIFASGGGTNAAKIIDFFSSRADISVDLVISNKSDAGVLEIARENSIDSVVFSRDQFLNGANSILEILRTRKIDFLVLAGFLLKLPEVLVSSYEGRILNIHPSLLPDFGGKGMYGDNVHKAVLEAGKSKTGITIHQVNNEYDRGEIVFQEEVTISESETLDSLKKKIQVLEHTNFPRVIESEIKKLAK from the coding sequence ATGTTCAAGATAGCCATTTTCGCATCTGGTGGTGGCACGAATGCCGCAAAAATCATTGACTTTTTCAGCAGTCGAGCCGACATTTCAGTGGATTTGGTAATAAGTAATAAATCAGACGCTGGTGTTCTTGAAATCGCCAGAGAAAATTCTATAGACTCTGTGGTTTTCTCACGAGATCAGTTTTTAAATGGTGCGAATAGCATTTTGGAAATTCTTCGCACCAGAAAAATAGATTTCCTTGTATTAGCAGGTTTCCTGCTTAAACTGCCCGAAGTCTTGGTTTCATCTTATGAAGGACGAATACTAAACATACACCCGTCTCTTCTTCCTGATTTTGGCGGTAAAGGTATGTACGGTGACAATGTGCATAAAGCGGTTTTGGAGGCTGGAAAATCGAAAACCGGTATTACCATTCACCAAGTGAACAATGAGTACGATCGAGGTGAAATCGTCTTTCAAGAAGAGGTGACGATAAGTGAAAGTGAAACGTTGGATTCCTTGAAAAAGAAGATTCAGGTATTGGAGCATACGAACTTTCCCCGAGTGATCGAATCAGAAATAAAGAAGCTTGCGAAGTGA
- the rnhA gene encoding ribonuclease HI, whose translation MKVVIYTDGSSRGNPGPGGYGAVLLSEKGHEKKLSEGFRKTTNNRMELLSVIKALEALKKPCEVLVFSDSKYVVDSVEKGWVYSWQKKGFAKKKNPDLWKRYLNIARNHRVKFEWVKGHDGNKYNEICDKLAVAAAQKPNLPPDEGYEELAAENGMFPTE comes from the coding sequence GTGAAAGTGGTAATCTATACAGACGGATCTTCCAGAGGCAACCCAGGCCCAGGAGGTTATGGCGCAGTGTTACTTTCTGAAAAAGGACACGAGAAGAAACTATCAGAAGGATTTAGAAAAACTACCAATAACAGAATGGAGCTACTGAGCGTGATAAAAGCGCTGGAAGCGCTGAAAAAACCCTGTGAGGTTCTTGTTTTCAGTGATAGCAAATATGTGGTTGACTCTGTAGAAAAAGGGTGGGTCTACTCCTGGCAAAAGAAAGGTTTTGCGAAAAAGAAGAATCCCGATCTATGGAAGAGATATCTGAACATCGCCCGGAATCACCGTGTAAAGTTCGAATGGGTGAAGGGTCATGACGGAAACAAGTACAACGAAATCTGCGATAAGCTCGCTGTGGCTGCAGCGCAAAAACCCAATCTACCACCTGACGAAGGTTACGAAGAGTTAGCTGCTGAAAATGGTATGTTTCCTACTGAGTGA
- a CDS encoding nitroreductase family protein has product MESEEMAKRSKSFKSLIEKRRSIRDFSSEDVSLEAIKNAIMTACSAPSGANKQPWHFCLVSNPSMKSEIRKSAEAEEFKSYQKRMSDQWLKDLEPLGTDHNKPFLVEAPYLIVIFKKPYDIVDGKKIPNYYVNESVGIATGILIAALQNMGLATLTHTPSPMNFLQELLNRPENERAYLLLPVGYPKKNAEVPQIYRKQPTEVLTEYF; this is encoded by the coding sequence GTGGAGAGTGAAGAAATGGCGAAACGATCCAAGAGTTTTAAATCGCTAATAGAAAAGCGCAGAAGTATTCGTGATTTTAGTTCAGAGGATGTTTCTCTTGAAGCAATTAAGAATGCGATCATGACGGCATGCTCAGCACCCTCAGGTGCCAACAAGCAGCCTTGGCACTTTTGCCTTGTTAGTAATCCTAGCATGAAGTCCGAGATCAGAAAAAGCGCAGAAGCCGAGGAGTTTAAAAGCTACCAAAAAAGAATGAGCGATCAATGGCTAAAAGATTTGGAGCCACTGGGTACTGATCACAATAAGCCTTTTCTTGTGGAGGCGCCTTATTTAATTGTCATTTTTAAAAAGCCTTATGATATTGTGGATGGTAAGAAGATTCCTAACTATTACGTGAACGAAAGCGTCGGTATCGCGACAGGTATTTTGATTGCAGCTTTGCAAAATATGGGTTTGGCAACCTTAACTCATACGCCAAGCCCCATGAATTTCTTGCAAGAATTATTAAATAGACCTGAAAATGAAAGGGCTTATCTCCTTCTGCCCGTGGGATATCCAAAGAAAAATGCCGAAGTACCACAGATTTATCGAAAGCAACCTACTGAGGTGTTGACTGAATATTTTTAA